TATATCAACTATCGCTACACCAACAGTGGCAATCCGGTGCAGCTTGAAATGCCCGAGGCCGCGGGCACCTACGAGATTCGCTACTACCTCAATCAGGACCGAACGGTGATCGGGTCACGGCTGATCACAGTGACACAGTAGCGCGCCACGCGGTGGCCGGGGGCGCGGCTCCGTGCCAGCTTAGCCCCACCGCAAAGCGATCGTTTCAAGCAAAAAAGGCGGCCCCGTCAGGACCGCCCCTTTGTTTTTCGCAGCGCCAGTCGCCTACATATGGATCACGCGCCCGTAGGCATCGAGCACGCTCTCATGCATCATTTCCGATAGTGTCGGGTGCGGGAAGACGGTGTTCATCAGGTCTTCTTCGGTGGTTTCCAGCTGGCGGCCCACCACATAGCCCTGAATCAGTTCGGTCACTTCGGCACCAATCATGTGCGCGCCCAGCAGTTCGCCGGTTTTCGCATCAAACACGGTTTTGACCATGCCCTCGGCCTCGCCCAAGGCGATGGCCTTGCCGTTGCCGATGAACGGGAACCGCCCGACCTTGATGTCATAACCCAGTTCCTTGGCCTTGGCCTCGGTGTAGCCGACGCTGGCGACCTGCGGGTGACAATAGGTGCATCCGGCGATGCTTTCGGGTTTGACCGGATGGGCGTGTTTGCCCGCAATCAGGTCGGCGACCATGACACCTTCATGGGAGGCCTTGTGGGCCAGCCACGGCGCGCCGGCGATATCACCGATGGCATAAAGCCCCTCGACGCCGGTGCGGCAGAATTCATCCGTGACCACATGGGTGCGGTCAATCTTGACGCCCAGCTCCTCAAGGCCCAGCCCTTCGACGTTGCCAACGATCCCGACGGCGGAAATGACCGTGTCAAAGTCGATCTTTTCAACCTTGCCGCCCGCTTCGATATGCGCCGTCACCTTGCCTTTGCCGCGATCCAGCTGTTTGACCGTGGATTTCTCCATGATCTTCATGCCCTGTTTGACGAACTGCTTTTTGGCAAAGGCGCTGATTTCGGCGTCTTCTACGGGCAGCACGCGGTCCATGACTTCGACAACGGTCGTGTCAGCGCCCAAGGTGTTATAAAAGCTTGCAAATTCAATACCAATCGCGCCTGACCCGATAACCAGCAGTTTCTTGGGCATGCGCGGCGGTTGCAGCGCATGGCGGTAGGTCCAGACCAGATCGCCATCGGCCTCAAGACCGGGCAATTCGCGGGCGCGCGCGCCAGTGGCGACGATGATGTTCTTGGCGCTCAGGTCTTCGGTGCCCTTGTCGGTCTTGACGCTGACCTTGCCCTTGGCGGGCAATGTCGCCTCTCCCATGACGACGGTAATCTTGTTCTTTTTCATCAGATGACCGATGCCACCCGACAACTGCCCGGCGACCCCGCGCGAGCGTTTGACCACGGCCTCCAGATCGTAATCGATGCCGGTGGCTTTCAGACCGAACTCCTTGGCGCGGTGCATCAGGTGGAACACCTCCGAACTGCGCAGCAGCGCCTTGGTCGGGATACAGCCCCAGTTGAGGCAAATACCGCCCAGATTTTCACGCTCGACAATGGCGACTTTCATCCCCAGTTGCGCGCCGCGAATGGCCGCCACATAGCCGCCCGGTCCGGCACCGATAACGATCAGATCGAAATTGCTGGCAGCCATGTGCCCCTCCCTTGGATTACGAATTAGTTTGACATTAAACTAATTCGCAAAGGCCTGCCAGTGACCTTAGGGCATGGCAGCTATTTCCTGCGTGCAACCCCTTTGGCCGGGGGCGCATCGGCGCGGCACACGGTGTTGCGCCCCGCCTCCTTGGCGCGGTAAAGCGCCTCATCAGCGCGTTTGAGCAGGGCTTGCGGGGTCATGCCGCTGGTCGGAAAAGCCGAGACACCCGCCGAAATCGTGACGCGTGGCAGCGGGCCATCGTGATAGCGCACCTGCGTCGCCGCAATCGTTTCACGCAGCATTTCGGCGAGTTCGACAGCGCGCGCCAGATCAGCCTTTGGGACCAGCACGGCAAACTCCTCACCACCGATGCGGCAGCAAACCTCGCCATCACTCATCACATCGCGCAGCTTTTCACCAATGGCGCGCAGCACCATATCGCCCGCATCATGGCCGTGATTGTCGTTGAAATTCTTGAACTTGTCGGCATCAAACGACACCAGCCCGAAACTACGTTTCTTGCGATCACAGATCG
This portion of the Octadecabacter sp. SW4 genome encodes:
- the lpdA gene encoding dihydrolipoyl dehydrogenase, with translation MAASNFDLIVIGAGPGGYVAAIRGAQLGMKVAIVERENLGGICLNWGCIPTKALLRSSEVFHLMHRAKEFGLKATGIDYDLEAVVKRSRGVAGQLSGGIGHLMKKNKITVVMGEATLPAKGKVSVKTDKGTEDLSAKNIIVATGARARELPGLEADGDLVWTYRHALQPPRMPKKLLVIGSGAIGIEFASFYNTLGADTTVVEVMDRVLPVEDAEISAFAKKQFVKQGMKIMEKSTVKQLDRGKGKVTAHIEAGGKVEKIDFDTVISAVGIVGNVEGLGLEELGVKIDRTHVVTDEFCRTGVEGLYAIGDIAGAPWLAHKASHEGVMVADLIAGKHAHPVKPESIAGCTYCHPQVASVGYTEAKAKELGYDIKVGRFPFIGNGKAIALGEAEGMVKTVFDAKTGELLGAHMIGAEVTELIQGYVVGRQLETTEEDLMNTVFPHPTLSEMMHESVLDAYGRVIHM